A region of Salvia splendens isolate huo1 chromosome 17, SspV2, whole genome shotgun sequence DNA encodes the following proteins:
- the LOC121773729 gene encoding uncharacterized protein LOC121773729: MALVTKMSDIEREASNMIGKQQINHFSHRHPLEAAEVHDGDDKLGACAGCEHDIVGPAYVCTKATCNFVLHDLCSDLPRRNRHRCHPRHPLSLLPSPPYSDGEFTCDACGASGHGFTYHCAACKFDLHVECAALPETVKRSDHQHDFVLTMCGENLDGGDLVCYDCDDDRVAKDGWMYCCLDCKLGLHLACAETC; this comes from the coding sequence ATGGCTTTGGTGACAAAAATGAGTGATATTGAGAGAGAAGCAAGTAATATGATAGGGAAGCAGCAAATCAACCATTTCAGCCACCGCCACCCGCTGGAGGCGGCGGAGGTCCACGACGGCGACGACAAATTAGGCGCGTGCGCGGGCTGCGAGCACGACATCGTGGGGCCGGCGTACGTGTGCACGAAGGCGACGTGTAACTTCGTCCTCCACGACCTTTGCTCCGACCTCCCGCGCcgcaaccgccaccgctgccacCCCCGCCACCCGCTCTCCCTCCTCCCCTCGCCGCCGTACAGCGACGGCGAGTTCACCTGCGACGCGTGCGGCGCGTCGGGGCACGGGTTCACGTACCACTGCGCCGCCTGCAAGTTCGACCTCCACGTGGAGTGCGCGGCGCTGCCGGAGACCGTGAAGCGGAGCGATCATCAGCATGATTTTGTGTTGACGATGTGTGGGGAGAATTTGGACGGTGGGGATTTGGTGTGCTATGATTGCGATGATGATCGTGTGGCTAAGGATGGCTGGATGTATTGTTGCTTGGATTGTAAATTAGGTTTGCATTTGGCTTGTGCGGAGACTTGTTAA